A region of Rhizobium indicum DNA encodes the following proteins:
- a CDS encoding ROK family transcriptional regulator, giving the protein MKAISGTNLEQAKSHNRRVVIEAVRTNGPLSRAAIARMTALTAQTVSNIVEELERSHLLVPSEAQKLARGQPIIPYTINPRGAYSIGLELGRQRASGILTDLSGAVCARIERHVEHPDPQRAMPALQAIVEDLQQAFAFDRNRLLGVGMALPGRYADGGTTSLSPLNLPGWQDFPVGHELEQRVKVPVLVENDATAAAIGERLHGVARGLGSFVYLFLAGGGGIGAGMFLDGHLYKGSRNNAGEIGHIIVEPHGKLCSCGKRGCLDRYVSPAVAYEYMGIAKAEELSPDDLDALIAKGSEGLDAWLDQAVQPLRQTVDFLELAFDPQTIVLGGSISTSLMLRLAERLEPLHTPIDPNQKRAVPRVMIGTTGKDTAILGAAALPIFSETNPRFDVLQKPLG; this is encoded by the coding sequence ATGAAGGCGATCTCCGGCACGAATCTCGAGCAGGCCAAGTCTCACAACCGGCGTGTGGTGATCGAGGCTGTCCGCACGAACGGTCCCTTGTCGCGTGCGGCGATCGCCCGGATGACGGCGCTGACCGCCCAGACTGTGTCCAATATCGTCGAGGAACTGGAGAGATCCCACCTTCTCGTCCCGTCCGAGGCGCAGAAGCTGGCGCGCGGCCAGCCGATCATCCCCTACACCATCAATCCGCGCGGCGCCTATTCGATCGGCCTCGAACTTGGCCGCCAGCGCGCAAGTGGGATCCTGACGGATCTCTCCGGCGCCGTTTGCGCGCGCATCGAGCGCCACGTCGAACATCCGGATCCGCAACGGGCCATGCCGGCTCTCCAAGCCATCGTCGAGGATCTTCAGCAAGCCTTCGCATTCGACCGGAATAGGCTGCTCGGCGTCGGGATGGCCCTGCCCGGCCGCTATGCCGATGGCGGCACCACCTCTCTCAGCCCGCTGAACCTGCCCGGCTGGCAGGATTTTCCCGTTGGGCACGAGCTGGAACAGCGGGTAAAAGTGCCGGTGCTGGTCGAGAACGATGCGACGGCAGCAGCGATCGGCGAGCGTCTTCATGGTGTCGCCCGCGGTTTGGGCAGCTTCGTCTATCTGTTTCTCGCCGGCGGCGGGGGCATCGGCGCCGGAATGTTCCTCGACGGCCACCTCTACAAGGGTAGCCGCAACAATGCCGGCGAGATCGGGCATATTATCGTCGAACCGCATGGCAAGCTCTGCAGCTGTGGCAAGCGCGGCTGTCTGGATCGCTACGTCTCGCCGGCCGTTGCCTATGAATACATGGGCATTGCCAAGGCCGAGGAGCTGTCGCCCGACGATCTCGACGCGCTGATCGCCAAGGGCAGCGAAGGTCTCGACGCCTGGCTGGATCAGGCCGTCCAGCCGCTACGGCAGACCGTCGATTTTCTGGAACTGGCCTTCGATCCGCAGACCATCGTACTCGGAGGCAGCATCTCGACGTCGCTGATGCTTCGGCTTGCAGAGCGGCTGGAGCCGTTGCACACCCCGATCGACCCTAATCAAAAACGGGCGGTGCCCCGTGTCATGATCGGCACGACCGGCAAGGATACGGCAATCCTCGGCGCCGCCGCCCTGCCGATCTTTTCCGAAACCAATCCGCGCTTCGACGTCCTGCAAAAGCCGCTCGGCTAG
- a CDS encoding SDR family oxidoreductase, which produces MTQSIAIVTGAAGDIGAAIAARLADDHDVVLLADIDAAAAAAVALKLGPDNRFVAIECDVTSETSIAELARRAADVGVVKTLVNNAGAARATSLHDTTPEIWRADNALNLEAAFLCFRAFEPMLTVSKGSVVNIASVNGMHVFGHPAYSAAKAGLLHFTRLVAVEYGKFGIRSNAVAPGTVKTQAWEARAAANPNVFEEARRWYPLQRVVDPKDVANAVAFLAGPQAAAITGVCLPVDCGLTAGQAELARTFSQSEHY; this is translated from the coding sequence ATGACGCAGTCGATAGCCATCGTTACCGGCGCTGCAGGCGATATCGGCGCGGCGATCGCCGCACGGCTTGCCGATGACCACGACGTCGTGTTGCTCGCCGATATCGATGCTGCGGCTGCGGCTGCCGTGGCGTTGAAGCTCGGGCCGGATAATCGCTTCGTCGCCATCGAATGCGATGTAACCAGCGAGACGAGCATAGCGGAATTGGCAAGACGCGCCGCCGACGTCGGCGTGGTTAAAACCCTGGTCAACAATGCGGGTGCCGCCCGCGCGACCAGCCTGCACGACACGACGCCCGAGATCTGGCGGGCGGACAATGCGCTCAATCTCGAAGCGGCATTCTTATGTTTCCGCGCATTCGAGCCCATGCTGACGGTTTCGAAGGGGTCAGTCGTCAATATCGCCTCGGTCAACGGCATGCATGTCTTCGGACACCCGGCCTATAGCGCCGCCAAGGCCGGCCTTTTGCATTTCACCCGGCTGGTCGCCGTGGAATACGGCAAGTTCGGCATCCGGTCCAATGCCGTCGCGCCCGGCACGGTGAAGACGCAGGCCTGGGAAGCCCGCGCGGCAGCCAATCCCAACGTTTTCGAGGAAGCACGCCGCTGGTATCCGCTGCAGCGCGTCGTCGATCCGAAAGATGTTGCCAATGCCGTGGCCTTCCTTGCCGGTCCCCAGGCCGCAGCCATCACCGGCGTCTGCCTGCCTGTCGATTGCGGCCTCACGGCAGGCCAGGCCGAACTCGCGCGGACCTTCTCGCAATCGGAACATTACTGA
- a CDS encoding MFS transporter, whose translation MSRLFPDVFRNPAIRASMIAIFTFGMAGAMTAPYRSVVGIRELGLSDGLYSFLSFVSAAVNVVISILLGNLADRLGEYRSTMIGACLFGIVGYGMVYAFPTAAIFVISGLLPLPIYGALNSLLFANARAAMHGMNRSDMVTANSGVRAMISLSWVLIPGITGLLLSGASSMLPAYLFASISCLLCQGIIVFALPKRTGTEMAAVHHLSYLGALRQVVSPRISAHICGVALITSTLHLNDALLPLIATGAAHGRLSDVGILVGIVALLEVVFIIVWSRIARKTGQMTALAAGTIIYAVFLSLLGFASEPWHLYALALLAGIGASAIITIPITYLQDLIADRPGLGSALISVNIFASAGIGALVFAAGTYVTGYSGTAILSAVTGLSGIAIIGLLHRRGVR comes from the coding sequence ATGAGCCGCCTTTTCCCCGACGTCTTCCGCAATCCGGCGATCCGCGCCAGCATGATCGCCATTTTCACCTTCGGAATGGCGGGGGCGATGACCGCACCTTACCGTTCGGTCGTGGGTATCCGCGAATTGGGCTTAAGCGACGGCCTCTATTCCTTCCTGAGTTTCGTCTCGGCGGCGGTGAACGTCGTCATCAGCATTCTGCTCGGCAATCTCGCCGACCGGCTGGGCGAGTACCGCTCGACGATGATCGGCGCCTGCCTCTTCGGCATCGTCGGCTACGGCATGGTCTACGCCTTTCCGACTGCGGCCATATTCGTCATCAGCGGGTTGCTGCCCCTGCCGATCTACGGGGCGCTGAACTCGCTGCTGTTTGCCAATGCGCGCGCGGCCATGCACGGCATGAACCGAAGCGACATGGTGACGGCCAACTCCGGCGTGCGCGCCATGATCTCGCTGTCCTGGGTGCTGATCCCAGGGATAACTGGCCTGCTGCTGTCTGGCGCATCGAGCATGCTGCCGGCCTACCTCTTTGCCAGCATCTCATGTCTGCTCTGCCAGGGGATCATCGTCTTCGCCCTGCCGAAGCGGACGGGAACGGAGATGGCAGCAGTTCATCATCTCAGCTATCTCGGCGCGCTTCGCCAGGTGGTTTCGCCGCGCATCTCGGCGCATATTTGCGGGGTGGCGCTCATCACCAGCACGCTGCATCTCAATGACGCCCTTCTGCCATTGATCGCCACCGGTGCCGCGCATGGCAGGCTGAGCGACGTCGGCATTCTCGTTGGCATCGTCGCATTGCTGGAAGTCGTCTTCATCATCGTCTGGTCGCGGATCGCGAGGAAGACCGGCCAGATGACGGCGCTGGCCGCCGGTACCATCATCTATGCCGTGTTCCTCAGCCTGCTCGGCTTTGCCTCCGAGCCGTGGCACCTCTATGCGCTCGCCTTACTTGCAGGCATCGGAGCGTCGGCGATCATCACCATTCCGATCACCTATCTGCAGGATCTGATCGCCGACCGGCCGGGCCTCGGCAGCGCCCTGATCTCCGTCAATATCTTTGCCAGCGCCGGGATCGGCGCGCTGGTCTTTGCCGCAGGCACCTATGTGACAGGCTATTCGGGAACCGCGATCCTGAGCGCCGTCACCGGATTGTCCGGAATAGCGATCATCGGCCTCTTGCACAGACGCGGTGTCCGTTGA
- a CDS encoding M81 family metallopeptidase translates to MRIFTAALATETNTFSPICVDRRAFEASLYAPPGQHPETPTLCTAPITVGRRVTREKGWELIEGTATWADPAGLVNRTTYEELRDEILGQLRAAMPVDAVVMGLHGAMVAAGYEDTEGDLLSRIREIVGPDVLICAELDPHSHLTAKRVAALDFAVYFKEFPHTDFVDRAEDLWRIAVETLEGRIKPVMSVFDCKMIDVFPTSREPMRSFVDKIMQIEKDDPDILSISVIHGFMVGDVPEMGTKLLVVTDNKPEKGAALARELGLELFSKRGTFMVPQIDEKEAVARAMAATAWPVVIADVWDNPGGGTAGDATVILEELIARGVTNAAIGTIWDPVAVQICFAAGEGAEIPLRFGAKSAPGTGNPIDGTVKIVKLLKNAEMQFGESLAPFGDAAHIVLDGLDIILNSTRAQSFDPSLFSAMGIDPARQKILVIKSTNHFFASFSKIAAEILYCSAGTPYPNNPATTPYRRAPKTIWPIIADPHGPERGAA, encoded by the coding sequence TTGCGCATTTTCACGGCAGCATTGGCGACCGAGACCAACACCTTTTCCCCGATCTGCGTGGATCGTCGCGCGTTCGAAGCCTCTCTCTATGCCCCGCCCGGCCAGCATCCCGAAACACCAACGCTCTGCACCGCGCCGATCACCGTCGGAAGGCGCGTCACCCGAGAAAAGGGTTGGGAACTGATTGAGGGAACGGCTACCTGGGCCGACCCCGCAGGCCTCGTCAACCGGACGACCTACGAGGAATTGCGTGACGAAATCCTCGGCCAACTCCGTGCGGCAATGCCTGTCGACGCCGTCGTCATGGGCCTGCACGGCGCCATGGTGGCAGCCGGATACGAGGATACGGAAGGCGATCTTCTGTCGCGCATCCGTGAGATCGTCGGGCCTGATGTCCTCATCTGCGCCGAGCTCGATCCGCACAGCCATCTTACCGCAAAACGCGTCGCCGCTCTCGATTTCGCTGTCTATTTCAAGGAGTTTCCGCATACGGACTTCGTCGACCGCGCCGAGGATCTCTGGCGCATCGCGGTCGAGACGCTTGAGGGCCGGATTAAGCCTGTTATGTCGGTGTTCGACTGCAAGATGATCGACGTCTTCCCGACATCGCGCGAGCCCATGCGTTCCTTCGTCGACAAGATCATGCAGATCGAGAAGGATGATCCGGACATCCTGTCGATCTCGGTGATCCACGGCTTCATGGTGGGCGACGTTCCCGAAATGGGAACGAAGCTGCTTGTCGTGACTGATAATAAGCCGGAGAAGGGCGCGGCTTTGGCGCGTGAGCTCGGCCTTGAGCTATTTTCGAAGCGCGGCACCTTCATGGTCCCGCAGATCGACGAGAAGGAAGCCGTCGCGCGTGCGATGGCCGCCACCGCATGGCCTGTCGTCATTGCCGATGTCTGGGACAATCCGGGCGGCGGCACGGCAGGGGATGCGACGGTTATCCTCGAAGAGCTGATCGCCCGCGGCGTCACGAATGCCGCGATCGGTACCATCTGGGATCCGGTGGCCGTCCAGATTTGTTTTGCGGCGGGCGAGGGGGCAGAAATTCCGCTGCGCTTCGGCGCCAAGTCGGCGCCCGGCACCGGCAATCCCATCGATGGCACCGTCAAGATCGTCAAGCTGCTGAAGAATGCCGAGATGCAGTTCGGCGAGAGCCTCGCACCTTTCGGCGATGCCGCACATATCGTGCTTGACGGCCTCGACATCATCCTCAATTCCACACGCGCTCAAAGCTTCGATCCGAGCCTTTTTTCGGCGATGGGCATCGACCCCGCCAGGCAGAAGATCCTGGTGATCAAATCCACCAACCACTTCTTCGCGTCCTTCTCGAAGATCGCGGCCGAGATCCTTTACTGCTCTGCAGGAACGCCCTATCCCAATAATCCGGCGACGACGCCATACCGGCGGGCACCGAAGACCATATGGCCGATCATCGCCGATCCACATGGACCAGAACGCGGAGCCGCCTAG
- a CDS encoding adenylate/guanylate cyclase domain-containing protein, with translation MTDQSIQRRLAAIVVADVVGYSRLMEANEAATLANLRELRSGVIEPAVMRYHGRIFKVMGDGFLIEFGSAVDAVAAALEMQRATTAVEASGDRRLLLRVGVNLGDVIDDGSDVLGDDVNVAARLQTQAAPGGICISANVHGEIVGKISDRFIDAGERYLKNLTRPVHVWHWPDALQSILPLPECPSIAVLPFTNMSGDEADAPFVDGLTEDLITDLSRTAGLFVIARNSVYVYKGKPVDVRLVAQELGVRYVLEGSARRAMGRVRINAQLVDTLAGQHLWADRFDRTVEDVFELQDEVNAKIVEALVGRLTIPTPRNRPKNFEAYDLCVRARLLTEESPQTEREAYMLLQRAVELEPSYAEALGLLAYNRWLAWTHFGEPEDPNRRMAATFAQKAVDLDPNDAGCRYVLGTILAYERRWEESEAAFAKALELDPNHADTWAAMSDMSVLDGRVADGLAQIEKALRLNPYPACWYLCHLGQAQYAARDYEAAAATLRRKDTYRTNSRKFLAATLAQLGHHEEARREAELFLIAHPHFTIGHWLSSQPLRDASVRDHFVDGFRKAGLPEM, from the coding sequence ATGACGGATCAATCTATTCAGCGTCGCCTTGCCGCCATCGTCGTTGCCGATGTGGTGGGATATTCACGCCTGATGGAAGCTAATGAAGCCGCAACGCTGGCGAACCTCAGGGAACTCCGTTCCGGCGTTATCGAGCCGGCTGTGATGCGCTACCACGGTCGCATCTTCAAGGTCATGGGCGACGGCTTCCTAATCGAATTCGGTAGCGCGGTGGACGCGGTCGCAGCAGCGTTGGAAATGCAACGGGCCACCACCGCTGTTGAGGCTTCCGGAGACCGGCGCCTGCTTTTGCGTGTAGGCGTCAATCTGGGAGATGTCATTGACGACGGTTCAGACGTCCTCGGCGACGACGTCAATGTCGCGGCGCGCCTCCAGACGCAGGCCGCACCGGGAGGCATCTGCATTTCAGCCAATGTTCACGGCGAGATCGTCGGCAAGATTAGCGACCGGTTCATTGATGCAGGCGAACGCTACCTGAAGAACCTGACTCGCCCGGTCCACGTGTGGCATTGGCCGGATGCGCTGCAGAGCATATTGCCGCTGCCCGAATGTCCCTCGATCGCTGTATTGCCGTTCACGAATATGAGTGGGGATGAAGCGGACGCGCCTTTCGTCGACGGCTTGACCGAAGACCTGATCACCGACCTTTCCCGTACGGCTGGTCTGTTCGTCATCGCGCGCAATTCCGTGTACGTCTACAAGGGCAAGCCGGTCGACGTCCGGCTGGTCGCCCAGGAACTCGGCGTCCGCTATGTCCTCGAGGGGAGCGCCAGACGCGCAATGGGCCGTGTCCGCATCAATGCCCAATTGGTCGACACGCTTGCCGGCCAGCACTTGTGGGCCGACCGGTTTGACAGGACGGTGGAAGATGTTTTCGAACTACAGGATGAAGTTAACGCCAAGATTGTTGAAGCCCTCGTTGGCCGGCTGACCATCCCGACGCCGCGCAATCGGCCGAAGAACTTTGAGGCGTACGATCTGTGTGTGCGCGCCCGCCTCCTGACGGAAGAGTCGCCGCAAACTGAGCGTGAGGCCTATATGCTGCTCCAACGCGCGGTTGAGCTCGAGCCATCATATGCCGAGGCGCTCGGTCTGCTCGCCTATAACCGTTGGCTTGCCTGGACTCATTTCGGCGAGCCCGAAGATCCTAACCGTCGGATGGCGGCGACGTTCGCGCAGAAGGCGGTCGACCTGGATCCCAACGATGCCGGCTGCCGTTATGTTCTGGGGACCATTTTGGCTTATGAGCGGCGATGGGAGGAATCGGAGGCCGCCTTCGCCAAGGCCCTGGAGCTGGACCCCAACCACGCCGACACCTGGGCCGCCATGTCGGACATGTCCGTGCTGGACGGCAGGGTTGCCGACGGACTGGCGCAGATCGAAAAAGCTCTGCGGCTCAATCCCTACCCAGCCTGCTGGTATCTTTGTCATCTTGGGCAGGCGCAATACGCCGCGCGTGACTATGAGGCGGCAGCCGCTACGCTCCGCAGGAAAGACACGTATCGTACCAACTCACGCAAATTCCTGGCTGCTACGCTTGCGCAGTTGGGCCACCATGAGGAGGCGCGGCGAGAAGCAGAATTGTTCCTGATCGCCCACCCTCATTTCACGATCGGCCATTGGCTCAGCTCCCAGCCGCTGCGCGATGCATCTGTACGAGACCACTTTGTTGACGGCTTCCGAAAGGCCGGCCTGCCGGAGATGTGA
- a CDS encoding D-TA family PLP-dependent enzyme yields the protein MHDNRFAVIAKAGDRIADLSTPRPVIDEDRLAANIDRVQSYMDQHGLNFRPHIKTHKIPALAVAQVAAGAKGINCQKVTEAEVFAEAGFEDILITFNILGPQKLERLAKLNERISALKVVADSEVTVDGLAAHFSGHKPLTVLVECDTGGSRCGVQTPGEAASLAKRIAAADGLTFGGIVTYPKPQSAAAVEAFITEALKQLKTEGITCPIVSNGGTPSLFEAHLVTSATEHRAGTYIYNDRQMVRMGHCTEDDCAMHVLATVVSRPNADRAVIDAGSKALTSDLQGFSDYGLIVGYPEARISSLSEEHGVIDLSNCTGPRPQIGEKLFIIPNHTCVVSNLFDTMVFHRGGIVTRVEQVAARGLVW from the coding sequence ATGCATGACAACCGGTTTGCCGTCATCGCCAAGGCAGGCGACAGGATCGCCGATCTCTCGACGCCGCGTCCTGTGATCGATGAAGACCGGCTGGCGGCAAACATAGACCGCGTTCAATCCTATATGGATCAGCACGGACTGAACTTCCGCCCGCATATCAAGACGCACAAGATCCCGGCTCTCGCCGTCGCGCAGGTTGCCGCGGGCGCCAAGGGCATCAATTGCCAGAAGGTGACGGAAGCCGAAGTTTTTGCCGAAGCAGGCTTCGAGGACATCCTCATCACCTTCAACATCCTCGGACCGCAGAAGCTCGAGCGGCTGGCCAAGTTGAACGAGAGAATTTCGGCCCTCAAGGTCGTCGCCGACAGCGAAGTGACGGTCGACGGGCTGGCAGCACATTTCTCCGGCCACAAGCCGCTCACGGTTCTGGTCGAATGCGATACCGGCGGCAGCCGCTGCGGCGTGCAGACGCCGGGTGAGGCGGCCTCGCTCGCCAAGCGCATCGCCGCTGCCGACGGCCTCACCTTCGGCGGCATCGTGACCTATCCGAAGCCGCAATCGGCCGCCGCCGTGGAAGCCTTCATCACAGAGGCGCTCAAGCAGCTGAAAACGGAAGGCATAACCTGCCCGATCGTCAGCAACGGCGGAACGCCGAGCCTCTTCGAGGCGCATCTCGTCACCTCGGCCACGGAACACCGCGCCGGCACCTATATTTACAACGATCGCCAGATGGTGCGCATGGGCCATTGCACCGAGGACGATTGCGCCATGCATGTGCTGGCGACCGTCGTGTCGCGGCCAAACGCCGACCGCGCCGTCATCGATGCCGGGTCGAAGGCGCTGACATCGGATCTTCAGGGTTTTAGCGACTACGGGCTGATCGTCGGTTATCCCGAGGCGCGGATCAGCAGCCTCTCGGAAGAACACGGCGTGATCGACCTGTCGAATTGCACCGGCCCCCGGCCGCAGATCGGCGAGAAGCTCTTCATCATCCCGAACCACACCTGCGTGGTGTCCAATCTGTTCGATACGATGGTCTTCCATCGGGGCGGCATCGTCACCCGCGTCGAGCAGGTCGCCGCCCGCGGTCTCGTCTGGTAG
- a CDS encoding ABC transporter ATP-binding protein produces the protein MGQLLLNKVQKFYGDYEVLKGVQLDVKNGEFVVFVGPSGCGKSTLLRMIAGLDATTAGDIVIDGVRVNDLPPVKRGIAMVFQSYALYPHMTVFENIAFPLRVERMEEEKLKAKVENAARILHLEQRLQQKPGMLSGGQRQRVAIGRAIVREPKIFLFDEPLSNLDAALRADMRIELAKLHRQLKATMIYVTHDQVEAMTMADRIVVLDSGDISQTGAPLELYHKPANQFVAGFIGNPKMNFLPVTCKGVSANGVEVDYQGQTAVLPVTPRDGMAGKALTLGIRPEHIQLGGGDIVFKVTPTVIERLGANTVAYASLNGESENFCAMLPGSVGIRADAPVATGINAADCHLFDEAGIAFERRVELTEIDMNVINPTAA, from the coding sequence TTGGGACAGCTCCTTCTCAACAAAGTTCAGAAGTTCTATGGCGACTACGAAGTTCTGAAGGGCGTGCAGCTCGATGTGAAGAACGGCGAGTTCGTCGTCTTCGTCGGGCCCTCAGGCTGCGGCAAATCCACCCTGCTGCGCATGATTGCCGGTCTCGACGCGACGACGGCAGGCGACATCGTCATCGATGGTGTCAGGGTCAATGATCTGCCGCCGGTCAAGCGCGGCATCGCCATGGTGTTCCAGTCCTACGCGCTCTATCCGCACATGACGGTCTTCGAGAACATTGCCTTCCCGCTTCGGGTCGAAAGGATGGAAGAGGAGAAGCTCAAGGCCAAGGTGGAAAACGCGGCGCGCATCCTTCACCTCGAACAGCGGCTGCAGCAGAAACCCGGCATGCTGTCCGGCGGCCAGCGCCAGCGCGTCGCGATCGGTCGCGCCATCGTGCGCGAACCGAAGATATTCCTGTTCGACGAGCCGCTTTCCAACCTCGACGCAGCACTTCGCGCCGACATGCGCATCGAGCTTGCCAAGCTGCACAGGCAGTTGAAGGCAACGATGATCTATGTGACGCACGACCAGGTCGAGGCGATGACCATGGCCGACCGCATCGTCGTGCTGGATTCCGGCGATATCTCCCAGACGGGCGCGCCGCTGGAGCTTTATCACAAGCCCGCAAATCAGTTTGTCGCCGGCTTCATCGGCAATCCGAAAATGAATTTTCTTCCCGTGACCTGCAAGGGCGTCAGCGCCAATGGCGTCGAGGTGGATTATCAGGGCCAGACAGCCGTGCTGCCGGTGACGCCGCGTGACGGCATGGCCGGCAAGGCTTTGACGCTCGGCATCCGGCCGGAGCATATCCAGCTCGGCGGCGGCGATATCGTCTTTAAGGTGACGCCGACGGTCATCGAGCGCCTCGGAGCAAATACGGTCGCTTACGCCTCGCTGAATGGAGAGTCCGAGAATTTCTGCGCCATGCTGCCGGGCAGCGTCGGCATCCGTGCGGACGCGCCTGTCGCAACCGGCATCAATGCCGCAGATTGCCATCTCTTCGACGAGGCGGGCATTGCTTTCGAGCGGCGCGTCGAGCTGACCGAAATCGATATGAATGTGATCAATCCGACGGCGGCTTGA
- a CDS encoding RidA family protein, whose translation MPIKRYGTVQTGAGGKALPFARAVEADGWLYVSGQVAMEDGEIIDGNIIAQTHKTIANVLSILDEAGYGVEDVVRVGVWLDDPRDFWTFNKIYQEYFGEHPPARACVQSSMMVDCKVEIDCVAYKKKDR comes from the coding sequence ATGCCGATCAAGCGCTATGGCACTGTTCAAACGGGCGCCGGCGGCAAGGCGCTGCCTTTCGCACGTGCGGTCGAAGCCGACGGATGGCTGTATGTTTCCGGGCAGGTTGCGATGGAAGATGGCGAAATCATCGACGGCAACATCATCGCCCAGACCCACAAGACGATTGCCAATGTCCTTTCGATCCTCGATGAAGCCGGATACGGTGTCGAGGACGTCGTGCGCGTCGGCGTCTGGCTCGATGATCCGCGCGATTTCTGGACCTTCAACAAAATCTATCAGGAGTATTTCGGCGAACATCCGCCGGCACGAGCCTGTGTGCAATCGTCGATGATGGTTGATTGCAAGGTTGAGATCGACTGCGTGGCCTATAAGAAGAAGGATAGATAG
- a CDS encoding MurR/RpiR family transcriptional regulator, with translation MDIFSTLQEDKGRLSPSESRIAEIIVNDFEFAVNASIIELAERAEVSPPTVTRFCRRLGCESFSDFKVQLARTAHIGVRYLKPESKSTDPADVAQDIITKAQNALFLLHRSLDLAAIEAAVSHIAKADMIYAFGSGGNSSMIADELQNRLFRLGLRITASSDHSMQLMMAAAARPGDVLIGSSFSGRNMELVRAFELARQTKVKTIALTQTESPVAKAAEIVVPIDLPEGHNIYRPTSTRIAYIATIDILSSLVAYAVQPKATTTLRRIKQQLVIHRDGDDRQLLGD, from the coding sequence TTGGATATCTTTTCAACGCTGCAGGAAGACAAGGGCCGGCTCTCTCCCTCCGAGAGCCGCATCGCGGAGATCATCGTCAACGACTTCGAGTTTGCCGTGAATGCCTCGATCATCGAGCTCGCGGAACGGGCCGAGGTATCGCCGCCGACCGTTACCCGCTTTTGCCGGCGGCTCGGTTGCGAGAGCTTTTCCGACTTCAAGGTGCAGCTTGCCCGCACCGCCCATATCGGTGTTCGCTATCTGAAGCCGGAATCGAAAAGCACCGATCCGGCTGATGTCGCCCAGGATATCATCACCAAGGCGCAGAACGCGCTCTTTCTGCTGCATCGGTCGCTTGATCTTGCCGCGATCGAAGCCGCCGTTTCGCATATTGCCAAGGCCGATATGATCTATGCGTTCGGGTCGGGCGGCAATTCGTCGATGATCGCCGACGAGCTCCAGAACCGCCTGTTCCGTCTCGGGCTTCGCATCACCGCAAGTTCCGACCACAGCATGCAGCTGATGATGGCTGCCGCGGCAAGGCCCGGCGATGTGCTGATCGGCTCGTCCTTCTCCGGGCGCAATATGGAGCTGGTGCGCGCCTTCGAGCTTGCCCGCCAGACCAAGGTGAAGACGATCGCGCTCACGCAGACGGAAAGTCCGGTTGCCAAGGCCGCCGAAATCGTCGTGCCGATCGACCTTCCCGAGGGCCACAATATCTATCGCCCGACCTCGACGCGCATAGCCTACATCGCGACGATCGATATCCTGTCGAGCCTGGTTGCCTATGCCGTTCAGCCGAAGGCGACGACCACGCTTCGGCGCATCAAGCAGCAGCTGGTCATTCACCGCGATGGCGACGACCGGCAATTGCTTGGAGATTGA